The genomic stretch TTGAAATGCGCTTTGCACCCTATGTAGGTGTAGTACTCCCTAAAAGTTGGACAGTTTCTGGCGGCTATCTTAGTCAACGCCATGAACCCAAAACGCACCCGTCGCCGCTTTACTGCTGCCTTCAAAGCAGAAGTAGCGTTAGCCGCCCTGACGGAGCGGCACCCGCTGGCTGAACTGGCCACGCGCTACCACTTGTCCGTCGCACAGATTAGCCGCTGGAAGCTGCAGTTGCGCCAGCAAGCGGCGCAGGTCTTCACGGAGGCCAGCCCGGCCGCACCAGCCTCGTTGGATGTAGAACCGCTGTACGCCGCCATCGGCCGGCTGCAGATGGAAAATCAACTGCTAAAAAAAACGTTGCCGCCATGCGCGTAGCCCAGCAACGGGCCCTGGTGCAAGCCAGTGCCGAAGGCTCGGTGCAGGCCCGCTGCCAGGCGTTGGGGCTGGCCCGCAGCAGTTACTACTACCAGCCCCGGGGCGAAAACGCGCTGAACCTGGCGCTGATGCGCCTACTCGATGAGGAGTTCACGCGCCACAACTTCAAGGGCGTGCTGGGCCTGCGCGACCACCTGCGCCAGTTGGGCTACCCAGTCAACGAAAAGCGGGTGCGCCGCCTGGTGCGGCTCATGGGCCAGGAGCCGGTCTATCCCAAACCGCGCCTGTCGGTGCCCGGCCAAGGTGTCACGCGTTATCCGTACCTGCTGCGCGAGCGGGTGCTGACGGCTCCCAATGAGGTCTGGAGCACCGACATTACCTATTTGCCTATGGCCCGGGGCTTCCTCTACCTGGTGGCTGTGCTCGACTGGCACTCGCGCTACGTGCTGAGCTGGGAGCTGAGCAACACGCTCGACGTGGGCTTCTGTCTGAGCGCGTTGTCCGGGGCGTTGCAACAGCAACCGGCCCCCTTTATCTTCAACTCCGACCAGGGCAGCCAATTCACCAGCCAGCCATTTGAACAGGCCCTGCTGGCCGCCGGCTGCCAGATCAGCCGCGACGGCCGGGGCCGCGCCACGGATAACGCCTTCATCGAGCGGCTCTGGCGCTCGGTCAAATGGGAGTGCG from Hymenobacter canadensis encodes the following:
- a CDS encoding IS3 family transposase; this translates as MEAAVAPASGAGLHGGQPGRTSLVGCRTAVRRHRPAADGKSTAKKNVAAMRVAQQRALVQASAEGSVQARCQALGLARSSYYYQPRGENALNLALMRLLDEEFTRHNFKGVLGLRDHLRQLGYPVNEKRVRRLVRLMGQEPVYPKPRLSVPGQGVTRYPYLLRERVLTAPNEVWSTDITYLPMARGFLYLVAVLDWHSRYVLSWELSNTLDVGFCLSALSGALQQQPAPFIFNSDQGSQFTSQPFEQALLAAGCQISRDGRGRATDNAFIERLWRSVKWECVYLNPATDGQHLYQQLHAYFTYYNHQRPHQALKGLTPAQFFAQTPTFKPSSICLTNPA